The Dehalobacter sp. DNA segment TTTTGGGGCAAACATAAAACGTAGAATGAAATTCCGGAGGCATATTCATGAGTAAAATAATGGGCCGAAGAAAGGCCCGCGAAACGGCACTGCAAATACTTTATCAAATTGATATAACGGGAGAAACGGACAAGCGGGAACAAGTCCTGCAGCATTGGATCCAGGAATTTGCCGTCTCTGATAAGACGGCAGATTTTATTAGGGAACTGGTTGAAGGAACCCTGCAGAACAAAACGGATATTGATGCCAAGCTTGCTTCGACTTCCCACGAATGGGCTCTGGACAGGATGGGCAATGTGGACCGTAATCTGATGCGGCTTGCTGCCTATGAAATGCTGTACAGCCCCGGCACGCCCCAGCGGGTCACTTTAAATGAAGCGATTGAGATTGCCAAAAGGTTCGGCGGGGATGATTCAGCAAAATTCATTAACGGTATTTTAGATAAGCTGATGGACGAGAGTGAAAAATGATGTTCTTAGGTCTTGATACAAGCGCATACACGACATCCGTTGCCGTGGTGGATCAAGAAAAGCATCTGGTCTGGGAAAAAAGACGCCTACTCGAAGTTCCTCAGGGAGAGAAAGGCTTGGCCCAGTCGGAAGCTCTTTTTAATCATATTAAAAATCTTCCGGAACTACTGGCCCTGGTTCCGCCAACCATATGGCCGGAAATTGCCGGCATTGGCGTCAGTACGGCACCTCGTCCGGCAGAGCAATCCTATATGCCGGTCTTTCTGGCAGGAAGGTCGGTTGCTTCATCTCTGGCCAGCGCTTTAAATGTAAAGCTTGTAACGACGAGTCATCAGGAAGGACATCTGGCTGCAGGATTGGAATCCGCCGAAGGTTTTGCTTTGACGGATTTTTTGGCTGTCCACCTTTCGGGAGGAACAACGGAAGTATTGAAAGTCCGGAAGGATTCTCCCGGAAAACTAAGTTTGCAGATTCTTGGTGGAAGCAGTGATCTGCATGCCGGTCAATTTGTAGACAGAGTCGGCGTGCGTCTGGGGCTGCCTTTCCCGGCGGGAAAGGAGCTGGAAAAACTGGCTTTAAAATCAGCGCCTGGATCTGCTTCCCTGCTGCCTTCCTCGGTTAAAGGATATGAGATGAGTTTCTCGGGCGTCGAGTCGGCAGTTCAGCGTCTGATCGAAGAAAAAAAACGTTCGGCCGATCTGGCCCGGGCGGTGGAAGGCTGTATTGTCCGGACGATTTATAAGGTCTTGACCAAAGCTGTTGACGATACCGGACTCAGAGATATTCTGATTGTTGGCGGCGTAGCCTCAAATCAATATCTAAGGAATCAGCTTGAAAAGAAGCTGGAATCTCAGGCCAGATTATTTTGGGCAAAGCCGGGATGGAGTTCAGATAATTCGATTGGGGTCGCACTTCTGACGCGGGAAGCGGTGTTGTCGGACAATCATTAATTGTTTTTATCTTTACAAAGAGATTTAGAAAAAATCTAAAAATATGATATAAAATGAGTTTTTTTGAGCCCTAAGGACATTTTACAATGAAAAGACTTGATTTCGGGGCAAAAGTTCATTTATAATAAACAAGGTAAAGTATCAAATACGTGTTACTGTGCCAAACATAGATGTATATACTTGTATAGCTTGGAAAAGGGGACCATTCATCCGTTTGGTCGGTACAACGAATAATCCTGAGGGGGAGACAACGTGTATAAGGTAGTCAAAAGAAGGCAGTTGGCAGACATTATTACACTGCTGGAAGTAGAAGCTCCGGAAGTCGCCAAGAAAGCCCAACCCGGCGAATTTGTTATTGTTCGCCAAAATGAGGAATCTGAAAGGATCCCTTTGACCATCATGGACTTTAATCGGGATAAAGGGACAATCACCATCGTCATCCAGGAGGTAGGCTATTCATCCAATCTGATTACCCGGATGCAGGAAGGTGATTCTTTTGTTACATTTGTAGGACCGCTCGGACAAGCCACCGAAATGGAGAATTACGGTACGGTTCTGTGCATTGGCGGCGGCGTGGGTATTGCGCCGGTTCATCCGATTGCGCGCGGCCTGAAAGAAGCAGGGAATAAGGTCATCTCCATTCTCGGAGCAAGAACTAAAGACCTGCTGATCCTCGAAGACGAAATGCGGGCCGTAAGTAATGAAGTCGTCATTACAACCGATGACGGCACTTATGGCATGAAAGGTTTTGTCACGCACGGCATCCAGTCCGTTTTGGACCAGGGTATCAAAGTTGATGCGATCTGGGCGATTGGTCCGGTCGTTATGATGAAATCCGTAGCGAAT contains these protein-coding regions:
- the nusB gene encoding transcription antitermination factor NusB, whose product is MSKIMGRRKARETALQILYQIDITGETDKREQVLQHWIQEFAVSDKTADFIRELVEGTLQNKTDIDAKLASTSHEWALDRMGNVDRNLMRLAAYEMLYSPGTPQRVTLNEAIEIAKRFGGDDSAKFINGILDKLMDESEK
- a CDS encoding O-sialoglycoprotein endopeptidase, which codes for MMFLGLDTSAYTTSVAVVDQEKHLVWEKRRLLEVPQGEKGLAQSEALFNHIKNLPELLALVPPTIWPEIAGIGVSTAPRPAEQSYMPVFLAGRSVASSLASALNVKLVTTSHQEGHLAAGLESAEGFALTDFLAVHLSGGTTEVLKVRKDSPGKLSLQILGGSSDLHAGQFVDRVGVRLGLPFPAGKELEKLALKSAPGSASLLPSSVKGYEMSFSGVESAVQRLIEEKKRSADLARAVEGCIVRTIYKVLTKAVDDTGLRDILIVGGVASNQYLRNQLEKKLESQARLFWAKPGWSSDNSIGVALLTREAVLSDNH
- a CDS encoding sulfide/dihydroorotate dehydrogenase-like FAD/NAD-binding protein, whose translation is MYKVVKRRQLADIITLLEVEAPEVAKKAQPGEFVIVRQNEESERIPLTIMDFNRDKGTITIVIQEVGYSSNLITRMQEGDSFVTFVGPLGQATEMENYGTVLCIGGGVGIAPVHPIARGLKEAGNKVISILGARTKDLLILEDEMRAVSNEVVITTDDGTYGMKGFVTHGIQSVLDQGIKVDAIWAIGPVVMMKSVANFTRPLGIKTIVSMNPVMVDGTGMCGACRLDVGGETKFACVDGPEFDGHKVDFDLAMKRSAFFKNEEAVAYGKVKCQCAKEGK